The Syntrophorhabdales bacterium genome segment GTTTGGTGTTTCTGAAACACTAGTTAGGAACGGTGAACCGTAAGCAGTGAGCAGTAAGCAGCTAAGAGCAAGGGGACAGAGAAAGCAGAAGCCGAGTACTTACGAGAAAGGACAAGACAAGGAAAGCCAACGAGTAGCAAGCAGTCAGAAGATGTTGTGTCACTGCTCACTGCTTACTGCTCATTATTCACTAAATAGGAGACGAATATGGGATACACAGCAGTTGAAAAGATTCTGATGAAGCATTCTGTGAAGCCTGTGGACACGGTAACACCCGGCGAGATCCTGACCTGCCGGATCGATTACGCAGGTATGCACGAAGGCTTCGACGCAAAGAAGTACGAACAGTTCACGTCACTGGGCGAGTTGACCGGCGTCTTCGATCCGTCGAAGATCGGCATGTTCATGGGGCACCATTTCTGCACAGGTCATAGCGACGAGCTGGCGGAAGACCAGAAGAAGACGAGAGACTGGGCGGAGAAGCTGGGAATAAAGGTATTCAACTTCGGGACCGGCATCGCGCACGTCATCATCATGGAACAGGGCTACGCTTTTCCCGGAGCGCTCTGTGTCTTCGGCGATTCACATACACCCGCGTACGGCGCGGTCGGCGCCATCTCCGCGCAGTCCGGTATCGAGATGTCGCAGGTCTTTTTGACGGGCACGCTCTGGTTCAAGGTGCCTGACACGCACAAGTACATCATTACCGGTCAGACCAAAAAGGGCGTCTATCCCAGGGACGTGATCCAGTACATTGTGCGCGAGGTCGGCATGGACGCTTCTGTCTACAAGTGCATCGAATGGGACGGCTCCTATATTCACTCGCTGCCAGTACCGTTGCGGTTCCCGTTCACGCTCATGTCGACAGAACTGGGCGCCAAGTGCAGTTTTATAGAACCTGACGAGATTCTGCTTGAATGGTTGAAGGGCAGGGTGAAGCATTCCTATGAGATCGTCAAGGGCGATCCGGATGCGCGCTTTGAAAAAACCTACAACTTCGATGTTTCAAGCCTTGAGCCTCAGGTTTGCGCGCCATCATCTCCGGAGAATACAAAGCCATTATCCGAAGAACTCGGCGTAAAGATCGATCAGGTCTGCATCGGCACGTGCACCGGCGGCAGCATCTATGATTTCCGTGAAGCAGCAAAGATAATGAAAGGCCACCAGGTGAAAGCACGCACATTGATCATTCCTGGCACCGACGAAGTTATGAAGCAGTGCGCTGCAGAAGGACTTCTCCAGACTTTTGTGGATAGCGGCTGCAGCCTTTTTCCTGCCTACTGCGGAACGTGCCAGACTCTGAGTATCGGCCACCTTGCTCCGGGCGAGGTGCAGATGCACCCGGGACCGCGCAATTGGCCCGGCCGGACTGCAGAAGGCTCCTTTTCTTACCTGGCATCACCCGCAACCTGCGCGGCAACAGCGGTCGAAGGCAAGATCGCAGACCCGCGGAATTATCTGTAGGAGGAATCGATCATGGCTACGACAAATGCGAAAAAACAATGGATCGTAAAGGGTACGGTGTGGAAAGTCGGCAACAATGTAAATACCGAGAGCATAACGCCGAGCCATTGGCTGCACACGGGTGAGAAACCCATGCTCGATCACCTGGGCGAGCTTCTCATACCAGATTTCCCCAAGAAGATGCACAAAGGGGACATCTGGGCAGGAGGATCGAATCTCGGCTGCTCATCCTCGAGAAATGCGCCTCTCTTCCTGAAGAAGAAGGGCATCGGCGTGATCATCTGTCACAGCGCCTCACGTATCTTCTACCGGAACTCGCTGAACTCGGGTCTTCCTATCTTTGAGATCGGCGACGAGATTAACAAGATCCACATGGGTGACACCGTGAAGGTCGATATAAAGACAG includes the following:
- a CDS encoding aconitase family protein, producing the protein MGYTAVEKILMKHSVKPVDTVTPGEILTCRIDYAGMHEGFDAKKYEQFTSLGELTGVFDPSKIGMFMGHHFCTGHSDELAEDQKKTRDWAEKLGIKVFNFGTGIAHVIIMEQGYAFPGALCVFGDSHTPAYGAVGAISAQSGIEMSQVFLTGTLWFKVPDTHKYIITGQTKKGVYPRDVIQYIVREVGMDASVYKCIEWDGSYIHSLPVPLRFPFTLMSTELGAKCSFIEPDEILLEWLKGRVKHSYEIVKGDPDARFEKTYNFDVSSLEPQVCAPSSPENTKPLSEELGVKIDQVCIGTCTGGSIYDFREAAKIMKGHQVKARTLIIPGTDEVMKQCAAEGLLQTFVDSGCSLFPAYCGTCQTLSIGHLAPGEVQMHPGPRNWPGRTAEGSFSYLASPATCAATAVEGKIADPRNYL
- a CDS encoding 3-isopropylmalate dehydratase, whose amino-acid sequence is MATTNAKKQWIVKGTVWKVGNNVNTESITPSHWLHTGEKPMLDHLGELLIPDFPKKMHKGDIWAGGSNLGCSSSRNAPLFLKKKGIGVIICHSASRIFYRNSLNSGLPIFEIGDEINKIHMGDTVKVDIKTGRIDNVTTGETIQAKPFPDFIMGILEAGGINPYIVKHKSEYALLK